The Vulpes vulpes isolate BD-2025 chromosome 8, VulVul3, whole genome shotgun sequence genome has a window encoding:
- the APOLD1 gene encoding apolipoprotein L domain-containing protein 1 — translation MEPPARELQGADALRRFQGLLLDRRGRLHGHVLRLRDVARRLERLRLRSLAANVAGSSLSAAGAVAAIVGLSLSPVTLGASLVASAVGLGVATAGGAVTITSDLSLIFCHSRELRRVQEIAAACQDQMREILSCLEFFCRCQGGGDRQLLQCGRNASVALYNSVYCVVFFGSRGFLLPRRAEGATRVSQAVLKAKIQKLAESLESCTGALDELSEQLEARVQLCAKGGRGRDLRIAAHQAAALFF, via the coding sequence ATGGAGCCGCCGGCGCGGGAGCTGCAGGGCGCCGACGCGCTGCGCCGCTTCCAGGGGCTGCTGCTGGACCGCCGCGGCCGCCTGCACGGCCACGTACTGCGCCTGCGCGACGTGGCCCGGCGCCTCGAGCGCCTCCGCCTGCGCTCCCTGGCGGCCAACGTGGCCGGGAGCTCGCTGAGCGCCGCGGGCGCCGTGGCGGCGATCGTGGGGCTCTCGCTCAGCCCGGTGACCCTGGGGGCCTCGCTGGTGGCGTCGGCCGTCGGGCTGGGGGTGGCCACGGCCGGAGGCGCCGTCACCATCACGTCCGACCTGTCCCTGATCTTCTGCCATTCCCGGGAGCTGCGCAGGGTGCAGGAGATCGCGGCCGCCTGCCAGGACCAGATGCGCGAGATCCTGAGCTGCCTCGAGTTCTTCTGCCGCTGCCAGGGCGGCGGGGACCGCCAGCTGCTGCAGTGCGGGCGGAACGCCTCGGTCGCGCTGTACAACTCCGTCTACTGCGTCGTCTTCTTCGGCTCCCGCggcttcctcctccccaggcGGGCCGAGGGGGCCACCAGGGTTAGCCAGGCCGTGCTGAAGGCCAAGATCCAGAAACTGGCCGAGAGCCTGGAGTCCTGCACCGGGGCCCTGGACGAGCTCAGTGAGCAGCTGGAGGCCAGAGTCCAGCTCTGCGCCAAGGGCGGCCGCGGCCGCGACCTCAGGATCGCTGCTCACCAGGCCGCGGCGCTGTTTTTCTGA